From Skermanella sp. TT6, a single genomic window includes:
- a CDS encoding IS3 family transposase (programmed frameshift), which yields MTKQASPKYAPEVRERAVRMVFEHEGEHASQWAAISSIATKIGCTAETLRGWVRQAERDQGKRPGPTTDEQERIKALEREVRELRQANEILRKASAYFGPGGARPPVPEMIAFIDEQRAVHGVEPICKVLPIAPSTYRAHAARRTDPSKAPARWRSDAEISVVIRRIWDENFQVYGVRKVWRQLRREGLAVARCTVARLMRRMGLKGVTRGKTVRTTISDLAAPCPLDRVNRQFRAPRPNTLWLADFTYVATWQGFVYVAFVIDAFARRIVGWRVSSTAHAGFVLDALEQALHDRRPAKGSGLIHHSDRGSQYVAIKYTERLTDAGVEPSVGSVGDSYDNALAETINGLYKTEVIRRRGPWRTLEAVEFATLEWVDWFNHRRLLEPIGNIPPAEAEARYYAQTEDVAIAA from the exons ATGACGAAACAGGCATCACCCAAGTACGCCCCTGAAGTCCGCGAACGCGCGGTTCGGATGGTGTTCGAGCACGAAGGCGAGCACGCGTCGCAGTGGGCGGCGATCAGCTCGATCGCGACCAAGATCGGCTGCACGGCGGAGACGCTGCGGGGCTGGGTCCGGCAGGCCGAGCGCGACCAGGGCAAGCGGCCTGGTCCGACAACGGACGAGCAGGAGCGGATCAAGGCGCTGGAGCGCGAAGTCCGTGAGCTGCGCCAGGCAAACGAGATCCTTCGCAAGGCATCGGCGTATTTCG GCCCAGGCGGAGCTCGACCGCCCGTTCCGGAAATGATCGCCTTCATCGACGAGCAGCGCGCCGTCCACGGGGTCGAGCCGATCTGCAAGGTGCTGCCGATCGCCCCGTCGACCTACCGCGCCCATGCCGCCCGGCGGACTGACCCGTCAAAGGCGCCGGCCCGCTGGCGAAGCGATGCCGAGATAAGCGTGGTTATCCGGCGGATCTGGGATGAGAATTTCCAGGTCTACGGGGTCCGGAAGGTCTGGCGGCAGTTGCGGCGGGAAGGCCTTGCCGTGGCGCGTTGCACGGTAGCCCGCCTGATGCGGCGTATGGGGCTGAAGGGGGTGACACGCGGCAAGACGGTACGGACGACGATAAGCGACCTGGCGGCGCCGTGTCCGCTCGACCGGGTGAACCGTCAGTTCCGGGCGCCCCGCCCGAACACCCTGTGGCTGGCGGATTTCACGTATGTGGCGACTTGGCAGGGCTTCGTCTACGTGGCCTTCGTCATCGACGCCTTTGCCCGGCGGATCGTCGGCTGGCGGGTCTCCAGCACCGCCCACGCCGGCTTCGTGCTGGATGCCCTGGAGCAGGCGCTTCACGACCGCCGACCTGCCAAAGGCAGCGGTCTCATTCATCATTCCGATCGCGGGTCGCAATATGTCGCTATCAAGTACACCGAGCGTCTCACCGACGCTGGCGTCGAGCCCTCCGTGGGAAGCGTTGGCGATTCCTATGACAATGCCTTGGCCGAGACGATCAACGGCCTCTACAAGACCGAGGTGATCCGGCGCCGCGGACCGTGGCGCACCCTGGAAGCCGTCGAGTTCGCCACCCTGGAATGGGTGGACTGGTTCAACCACCGGCGCCTGCTCGAGCCCATCGGCAATATCCCGCCCGCCGAGGCCGAAGCGCGCTACTATGCTCAAACCGAGGACGTCGCCATAGCGGCGTGA
- a CDS encoding LysR family transcriptional regulator, producing the protein MSVELRQIRAFIVVARFGSFTRAADLLNLTQPALTVQIRRLEQTLAVKLFDRNTRAVELTRIGRELLPVLTRLMGEMDAVVAGTREMAAMRYGVVRIAALPSVAATVLPPLIARFREGHPLIRVVIRDSVVERINAMVRDESVDLGIGADLEPEAGLTSVPLFEDEMRAVVPATHPLSREREVMLERLAGEPLILMDMSSSVRRLTDRAFADLGHLVAPAYEVTYMSTALGLVRAGLGIAILPSTAIELRLDPAIPSLRIVEPRLRRSITLVLKAGRSLPPAAEAFRTLLTENGSNLQSRRGSG; encoded by the coding sequence ATGAGTGTCGAGCTTCGCCAGATCCGGGCCTTCATCGTCGTCGCGCGCTTCGGCAGCTTCACCCGGGCCGCCGACCTGCTGAACCTGACCCAGCCTGCGCTGACGGTGCAGATCCGCCGGCTCGAACAGACGCTGGCCGTCAAGCTGTTCGACCGCAACACTCGGGCGGTCGAGCTGACCCGGATCGGGCGCGAACTGCTGCCGGTCCTGACCCGGCTGATGGGGGAGATGGACGCCGTCGTCGCCGGCACGCGGGAAATGGCGGCGATGCGCTACGGCGTGGTGCGGATCGCGGCCCTGCCCTCCGTCGCCGCGACGGTGCTGCCGCCGCTGATCGCCCGGTTCCGGGAAGGGCATCCGCTCATCCGGGTCGTGATCCGCGACTCCGTGGTCGAGCGGATCAACGCCATGGTCCGCGACGAGAGCGTGGATCTCGGCATCGGCGCCGACCTGGAGCCGGAAGCCGGCCTGACATCCGTCCCGCTGTTCGAGGACGAGATGCGGGCGGTGGTTCCGGCGACGCATCCGTTGAGCCGCGAGCGGGAGGTCATGCTGGAACGGCTCGCCGGGGAGCCGCTGATCCTGATGGACATGTCGAGCAGCGTGCGCCGCCTGACCGACCGGGCCTTCGCCGATCTCGGCCACCTCGTCGCCCCGGCCTACGAGGTCACCTACATGAGCACCGCGCTGGGGCTGGTGCGGGCCGGCCTGGGCATCGCCATCCTGCCCTCCACCGCGATCGAGCTGAGGCTTGATCCGGCGATCCCGTCGCTGCGGATCGTCGAGCCCCGGCTGCGCCGCTCCATCACCCTGGTGCTCAAGGCCGGCCGCTCGCTGCCGCCGGCCGCGGAGGCGTTCCGGACCCTCCTGACGGAGAATGGGAGCAACCTTCAGAGCCGGCGCGGGTCAGGCTGA